The Verrucomicrobiia bacterium genome contains a region encoding:
- the rpmH gene encoding 50S ribosomal protein L34, with protein MPKRTHQPHSRRRARVHGFRARMATKAGRMVLKARRLKNRLKISI; from the coding sequence ATGCCAAAAAGAACTCACCAACCACACTCGCGCCGACGCGCACGTGTTCACGGCTTCCGTGCACGTATGGCAACTAAAGCTGGTCGCATGGTACTGAAAGCCCGCCGGCTGAAGAATCGCCTAAAGATCAGCATCTAA
- the rnpA gene encoding ribonuclease P protein component has protein sequence MLSQPYRFHGHGSLRYVYKHGKTERNRTLTLKYSKNPHRKRPRVAVIIGKKVIKSAVKRNRVRRRIYEVIRLELPRIKEPYDIALTVYSPEALVMPAPELKVQVVSLLEQAGIV, from the coding sequence ATGTTATCCCAACCTTACCGATTCCACGGCCACGGCAGCTTACGATATGTATATAAACACGGCAAAACCGAGCGCAACCGGACGCTGACTTTAAAATATTCAAAAAATCCGCACCGCAAACGACCGCGGGTGGCGGTAATTATTGGCAAGAAGGTTATAAAATCGGCGGTCAAGCGCAATCGGGTGCGGCGACGGATCTATGAAGTTATTCGCTTGGAACTGCCGCGCATTAAGGAGCCATACGATATCGCCCTAACGGTGTATTCGCCAGAGGCGCTGGTTATGCCCGCGCCAGAATTAAAAGTCCAGGTGGTATCGCTTTTGGAACAGGCGGGTATTGTGTAG
- a CDS encoding YidC/Oxa1 family membrane protein insertase: MSIFDTLIVQPIFNVLLTIYSITPGNDLGIALIIFTVLVRLVMWPLIKKQLHQTKLMRQVQPETKKIKQKAKGNRALEAQMMMELYKERGIKPFSSIGLLIVQLPIFFALFRVIQIITVERQQIATYAYDFVEKLGPIGAIIAHPEKLNETLLGFIDLTKHAIGNNAVYVPLVILAVVAAVLQFIQSKQLLPQQSSKKKLREILKDSAAGKDVDQSEVTAIMSGRMIMVLPILLFFVALYLPGALVLYYAATSFVAIIQQHMVLSKDVTEMEAIADSAENTPKKAVAKKATPAKTREANATEATVVAKSKKKTTAKSRKRR; this comes from the coding sequence ATGAGTATTTTCGACACGCTTATTGTGCAGCCGATTTTCAATGTGCTGCTGACGATTTATAGCATTACACCAGGTAACGATCTTGGCATTGCCTTAATTATCTTTACGGTGCTGGTGCGCTTGGTGATGTGGCCGCTGATTAAAAAGCAACTGCACCAAACCAAGTTGATGCGCCAAGTACAGCCCGAAACGAAGAAGATCAAGCAAAAAGCCAAAGGCAACCGGGCGCTTGAAGCTCAGATGATGATGGAGCTGTATAAAGAGCGGGGCATTAAGCCCTTCAGTTCAATTGGCCTATTAATTGTCCAGTTACCAATCTTTTTTGCACTGTTTCGGGTGATTCAGATTATTACGGTTGAGCGCCAGCAGATTGCCACCTATGCCTACGATTTCGTTGAAAAACTTGGCCCAATTGGGGCGATTATCGCTCATCCTGAAAAATTGAATGAAACATTGCTTGGGTTTATCGACCTCACTAAACACGCCATTGGTAATAACGCGGTGTACGTACCGCTGGTAATTTTAGCGGTGGTAGCAGCGGTTTTGCAGTTTATCCAATCGAAGCAGTTGCTGCCGCAGCAGAGCTCGAAGAAGAAATTGCGTGAAATTCTTAAAGACTCCGCTGCCGGCAAAGACGTCGATCAGTCGGAAGTAACGGCAATTATGAGTGGTCGGATGATTATGGTGCTGCCGATTCTGTTGTTCTTTGTGGCCCTCTACCTGCCGGGTGCGCTGGTGCTATACTATGCCGCCACCAGCTTTGTGGCAATTATTCAGCAGCATATGGTGCTTTCAAAGGATGTTACCGAAATGGAAGCTATTGCCGATAGCGCAGAAAACACACCAAAGAAGGCGGTCGCCAAAAAAGCCACGCCGGCAAAAACCCGGGAAGCCAACGCCACTGAGGCGACTGTTGTAGCAAAGAGTAAGAAGAAGACCACCGCAAAATCACGTAAACGGAGGTAG
- a CDS encoding R3H domain-containing nucleic acid-binding protein yields the protein MDTEASVVFAKKYLEDILSFFGLNVDVTATHDDEVIELSVPSSHLNGFLIGQRGETLRSMQLLVSTTLRNKEAALHRVNIDVAQYKRQRADRLAQRVEDWVKTVRDSKQPLPLAPMNAADRRVVHHAVSEYGDVSTRSEGEGRDRHIVIFIKED from the coding sequence ATGGACACTGAAGCGTCAGTAGTATTTGCCAAGAAGTATTTAGAAGATATTTTATCGTTTTTTGGGCTAAATGTTGATGTGACGGCAACGCACGACGATGAGGTCATTGAATTAAGCGTCCCCTCGAGCCATCTTAACGGCTTCCTGATTGGCCAGCGCGGCGAAACCTTGCGCAGTATGCAGCTGCTGGTTTCGACAACGCTGCGTAACAAAGAGGCGGCCTTGCATCGGGTGAATATCGATGTTGCACAATATAAGCGTCAACGCGCCGATCGTCTGGCTCAGCGAGTAGAAGACTGGGTAAAAACCGTGCGCGATTCAAAACAGCCGCTCCCGTTAGCGCCAATGAACGCCGCCGATCGCCGGGTGGTGCATCACGCGGTTAGTGAGTATGGTGATGTCTCAACCCGTTCCGAAGGCGAAGGCCGCGACCGGCATATTGTTATTTTTATCAAAGAAGATTAG
- a CDS encoding glycosyltransferase family 1 protein, protein MKRIVIDARIINSTTGRYVERLVEHLQAIDTENHYIILVPEKDKDYWQPKAPNFEVQIANFKNYSLGEQIGFAKLLYQLKADLIHFCMPQQPLFYFRRHVTTVHDLILLRTYNSDKNWLVFHLKQLVGRVVFFVIGRTSRHILVPTQYTKQDYQSFAKIPASKITVTYEASDIATTKKTAIDLPFKQFLLYVGQQSDYKNVRGLIQAHQVLRTQKPELGLVIVGALNEAARRNKAWVEQHNFQGVHFTGFVSNEELAWLYGHCTTYVFPSFMEGFGLPGLEAMAFGAPVASSNATCLPEVYGSAAHYFNPHSSHDMAQKIAEIIDQPELRQALIAAGKQQVQKYSWHKMAQETHQVYLRALTDK, encoded by the coding sequence GTGAAACGAATTGTCATCGACGCCCGGATCATAAACTCTACCACCGGCCGCTACGTTGAACGCTTGGTCGAACACTTACAAGCTATCGACACTGAAAATCACTACATTATTTTGGTACCCGAAAAAGATAAAGACTATTGGCAGCCAAAAGCGCCAAATTTTGAAGTACAAATTGCTAACTTCAAAAACTATAGCTTGGGCGAACAAATCGGTTTTGCCAAGCTCCTCTACCAGCTCAAGGCCGATCTAATCCATTTTTGCATGCCGCAGCAACCGCTGTTTTACTTTCGGCGCCATGTCACCACGGTGCACGACTTAATTTTGCTCCGGACATATAATTCAGATAAAAACTGGCTGGTGTTCCACCTAAAACAACTGGTGGGGCGGGTGGTATTTTTTGTGATAGGCCGCACCTCAAGGCACATTCTGGTGCCAACACAGTACACCAAGCAGGACTACCAAAGCTTCGCCAAAATTCCAGCCAGCAAAATTACCGTCACCTATGAAGCCAGCGACATCGCCACCACCAAAAAAACTGCCATTGATCTCCCCTTCAAGCAATTTTTACTGTATGTTGGCCAGCAAAGCGACTATAAAAACGTTCGCGGGTTAATTCAGGCGCACCAGGTGCTGCGGACACAAAAGCCAGAGCTCGGCCTGGTAATTGTGGGGGCACTAAACGAAGCTGCCCGCCGCAACAAGGCTTGGGTCGAACAGCATAACTTTCAGGGCGTGCATTTTACCGGCTTTGTCAGTAATGAGGAGCTTGCTTGGTTATATGGCCATTGCACCACCTATGTTTTCCCCTCGTTTATGGAAGGCTTTGGCCTGCCTGGGCTCGAAGCTATGGCTTTTGGCGCGCCGGTGGCCAGCAGTAACGCCACCTGCTTACCCGAAGTCTATGGCTCAGCCGCGCACTACTTTAACCCGCACAGCAGCCATGATATGGCCCAAAAAATTGCCGAAATTATCGATCAGCCCGAACTGCGCCAGGCACTAATTGCCGCCGGAAAACAGCAGGTACAGAAATATTCCTGGCACAAGATGGCCCAAGAGACGCATCAGGTCTATCTGCGCGCCCTCACCGATAAATAA
- a CDS encoding glycosyltransferase family 2 protein — protein sequence MNRVVVVIPSWNGAAELPSAIESILSQSLTDFTLVIVDNASSDDSPQIIKEFAQKDKRIKAIYNDKNYGFTGGVNAGLAYAIKHKATYAALFNNDAVADKDWLKHLVAFLDDHPAYGMAACKLLHADGKTFDSTGDQYSIWGLPYPRGRDEPTSTKYDHSTEIFGASGGASIYRIAMLEKIGLFDEDIFAYYEDIDISFRAQLAGWKVAYVPEAIVYHEQGTTSAKLKDFTVYQAFKNFPIVAVRNIPKGLGRTIWPRFLLAYAAFFASAIKRGKGLAALKGIGKFLTLLPKKLRERRQIQASRTVSLDYIDSLLLHDLPPDQKKLLALRAKWWKLRGRA from the coding sequence ATGAATAGAGTCGTCGTTGTTATCCCCAGCTGGAACGGTGCTGCTGAGCTGCCGAGTGCCATTGAATCAATCTTGAGTCAAAGCTTGACCGACTTTACTTTGGTAATTGTAGATAACGCCTCCAGCGACGATTCGCCGCAAATTATTAAGGAATTCGCACAAAAAGATAAGCGAATTAAAGCTATCTATAACGATAAAAACTATGGCTTTACCGGTGGCGTGAACGCCGGGCTCGCTTACGCCATTAAACATAAAGCCACTTATGCTGCCCTATTTAATAACGACGCCGTCGCCGATAAAGACTGGCTGAAGCATTTAGTAGCCTTTCTAGATGACCACCCGGCTTACGGCATGGCGGCCTGCAAACTACTCCACGCCGACGGCAAAACTTTTGATAGCACTGGCGATCAGTATTCGATTTGGGGCTTACCGTACCCGCGCGGCCGCGACGAGCCAACCAGCACCAAATACGATCACTCAACCGAGATTTTTGGCGCTTCAGGCGGCGCCAGCATCTACCGGATTGCCATGCTAGAAAAGATTGGCCTGTTTGATGAAGATATTTTTGCCTACTACGAAGATATCGATATCAGCTTCCGCGCTCAGCTAGCTGGCTGGAAAGTTGCCTATGTGCCTGAGGCCATAGTCTACCACGAGCAGGGCACCACTAGCGCTAAATTAAAAGATTTTACGGTTTATCAGGCTTTTAAGAACTTCCCGATTGTGGCTGTGAGGAACATCCCCAAAGGTCTCGGCCGCACCATTTGGCCGCGGTTTTTACTGGCTTACGCCGCTTTTTTTGCCAGTGCCATCAAGCGTGGTAAAGGCCTAGCTGCCCTTAAGGGAATTGGTAAATTCCTGACTTTACTTCCTAAAAAACTCCGCGAGCGGCGCCAGATTCAAGCCTCCCGCACTGTTAGCCTTGACTATATCGATTCACTACTGCTTCACGACTTACCGCCCGACCAAAAGAAGCTACTGGCGCTGCGCGCTAAATGGTGGAAACTGCGAGGTAGAGCGTGA
- a CDS encoding lysylphosphatidylglycerol synthase domain-containing protein, translating into MREKITALIRSKKVRTTAGIAILVLSLAAFSFYAVTHPELFQHLTSVRLPEAAGILALYFVFLFATASILHVNVQMCKAVIGRKEGFLLTIYSTIVNFFGPLQSGPGFRAIYLKKKLGIKLRDYGLATVYYYLFFAIFSAIFLLLGVLEPMAIVFAVAGLVGLAFLFIIWRKRTGKKAPSGSPKLFLQLAVVTLLQVTVVAIIYFIELRSIDSSISLQQAFTYTGAANFALFAALTPGSIGIRESFLLFSQQLHGIDSQTVIAASVIDRAFYFIFLGLLFLIATSLHAKDKLQLRSKNNE; encoded by the coding sequence ATGCGCGAAAAAATAACCGCTCTTATACGTTCAAAAAAGGTTCGAACTACCGCCGGCATTGCCATTTTAGTGCTATCATTAGCAGCTTTCAGTTTTTATGCCGTCACCCATCCTGAGCTGTTTCAGCATCTTACTTCGGTCAGACTTCCTGAGGCCGCCGGCATACTGGCACTCTATTTTGTGTTTTTGTTTGCCACCGCCAGCATTTTGCACGTTAATGTACAGATGTGTAAGGCGGTTATTGGCCGAAAAGAAGGCTTTCTGCTGACTATTTACTCCACGATTGTAAACTTTTTTGGTCCTTTACAGAGCGGCCCGGGTTTTCGGGCAATCTATCTAAAAAAGAAACTCGGTATCAAACTACGCGATTATGGCCTCGCAACCGTCTACTACTACCTGTTTTTTGCGATTTTTAGCGCTATTTTTTTGTTGCTTGGCGTGCTCGAACCGATGGCGATTGTCTTTGCCGTAGCCGGATTAGTTGGGCTGGCCTTTTTATTTATTATCTGGCGCAAGCGGACCGGTAAAAAAGCTCCTTCTGGCTCACCAAAATTATTCTTACAGCTGGCCGTAGTGACGCTATTACAGGTCACAGTGGTGGCGATTATTTACTTTATCGAACTCCGCTCAATCGATAGCTCCATTTCACTGCAACAGGCTTTCACCTACACCGGGGCGGCTAATTTCGCCCTGTTTGCTGCTCTCACGCCAGGTTCAATTGGTATTCGAGAATCGTTCTTGCTGTTTTCACAGCAACTTCACGGCATCGACAGCCAGACCGTCATTGCTGCTAGCGTCATCGATCGGGCGTTTTACTTTATTTTCTTGGGCCTTCTGTTTCTTATTGCTACTTCGCTCCATGCCAAAGACAAATTGCAACTTCGATCGAAAAATAACGAATAA
- a CDS encoding glycosyltransferase family 39 protein, protein MNSVASFWRLWTARVPGIIAHRYFFYGVVLVFCISAVWLAVSVTYPMIFDEEYHLGIIDIYSRQLSPFIAVQPPEAAVYGDITRYNSYLYHYLASFPYRLAKLFTSDIQTLTILLRLLSVATVVAALFMYRWVLLLAKLPRAVVHFTLLLFVATPLVPFVSAHVSYDPVTLLLVPAMAYCLLRAIQKEDWAGWLLGLVSLGMLATLVKFTMLPIFAVFLLIAGVVLVRQHKTKIFTDFIDSFKKLRFGVKGVLIVLLVISFGLFAERYGGNLLRYHSLTPDCSQVQSRETCLQYSPWARNDTLLAQQKIEPKAVNNPLLYTVVNWLPQIINDLFITAAYPPTGALALHQGTPQNLHAAAGHPVLRCIGWSILLGGAVLVWLFRRQLKYHLPLLFILAGGAIYTIALWWRNYSEYSLFAVPVAIQGRYFIPLLPFLLALIVLAASRVLKRRSIKAVIATGLIVAGVFGSGALTYIFYSETDWHWPAMRQANEFLQTVVHYMK, encoded by the coding sequence ATGAATAGTGTAGCATCTTTCTGGCGGCTCTGGACGGCGCGGGTACCGGGTATCATAGCGCACCGTTATTTTTTTTATGGAGTGGTGCTCGTTTTTTGTATCAGCGCAGTTTGGTTGGCGGTATCGGTGACGTATCCAATGATCTTCGACGAAGAATATCACTTGGGAATTATTGATATATACTCGCGGCAGTTATCGCCGTTTATAGCCGTTCAGCCACCCGAAGCGGCGGTTTACGGGGATATTACCCGCTATAATTCGTACCTGTATCATTATTTAGCTAGTTTTCCCTACCGATTGGCAAAGCTTTTTACTTCTGATATTCAGACATTGACGATTCTGCTCCGTCTTTTAAGTGTTGCCACGGTAGTTGCGGCACTATTTATGTATCGCTGGGTGTTGCTGCTTGCAAAGCTGCCTCGAGCGGTGGTGCATTTTACTCTATTATTATTTGTCGCAACGCCACTGGTGCCTTTTGTTTCGGCGCATGTGAGTTACGATCCGGTTACGCTGCTACTTGTTCCGGCGATGGCCTACTGCCTGCTAAGAGCCATCCAAAAAGAAGACTGGGCGGGATGGCTATTGGGGCTGGTGTCGCTTGGTATGCTGGCTACTTTGGTGAAGTTTACGATGTTGCCGATCTTTGCGGTCTTTTTACTGATTGCTGGGGTGGTATTGGTACGCCAGCATAAAACAAAGATTTTTACAGATTTTATAGATAGTTTTAAGAAGTTACGCTTCGGGGTAAAAGGGGTGCTTATTGTGCTGCTGGTTATAAGTTTTGGCTTATTTGCCGAACGGTACGGTGGCAACTTGTTGCGCTACCACTCACTCACACCAGATTGTAGCCAGGTGCAAAGTCGCGAAACTTGCTTGCAGTACAGTCCGTGGGCCCGAAATGACACATTGCTGGCTCAGCAGAAAATAGAGCCAAAAGCGGTGAACAACCCACTGCTCTACACTGTTGTTAACTGGTTGCCGCAGATTATTAATGATCTTTTCATTACCGCGGCCTATCCGCCTACGGGCGCATTAGCGCTGCACCAGGGCACGCCGCAGAATCTCCATGCGGCAGCCGGCCACCCGGTCCTGCGGTGTATTGGCTGGAGTATATTGCTTGGCGGAGCGGTGTTGGTGTGGCTTTTTCGGCGACAATTAAAGTACCATCTACCACTCCTATTTATACTTGCCGGTGGGGCGATTTATACCATTGCGCTGTGGTGGCGTAATTATAGCGAATATAGCCTTTTTGCGGTACCGGTGGCTATTCAGGGACGGTATTTTATTCCACTGCTGCCGTTTCTGCTGGCACTGATTGTGCTGGCAGCCAGTAGGGTCCTGAAGCGACGTAGTATAAAGGCAGTTATTGCAACAGGGCTGATTGTCGCGGGCGTATTCGGGTCGGGCGCGTTAACCTATATTTTTTATAGCGAAACCGACTGGCACTGGCCGGCAATGCGCCAAGCTAACGAATTTCTTCAAACAGTGGTACACTATATGAAATGA
- a CDS encoding glycosyltransferase family 2 protein has protein sequence MKVIIQIPCLNEEATLPLVFEKMPKKIDGVDVLEYLVVDDGSTDKTVEVAKKLGVHHIVRHARNMGLARSFHDGVSYALAQGADIVVNTDGDNQYPQDRIPDLVKPILEGKADIVIGDRQTSTIAHFSPLKKALQRFGSYIVNKAAGTNIPDAASGFRAYSRGSLMRMNIITQFSYCMETIIQAGNKRMAITSIPITTNAKTRESRLFKSMRQHVMKSGAAIVRAYLMYKPHVIFTTLGVTLLALGLIPFVRYFYLIVNGSDGSHVQSLIVGTTLLIASFLSFVLGIVADIIRTNRILTEETLEHLKHIRFDK, from the coding sequence ATGAAAGTTATCATCCAAATCCCTTGCCTTAACGAAGAGGCAACCCTACCGCTTGTGTTTGAAAAGATGCCAAAGAAAATTGATGGCGTTGATGTATTAGAATACCTGGTTGTCGATGACGGCTCTACTGATAAAACAGTTGAAGTTGCGAAAAAGCTAGGCGTACATCATATTGTGCGACACGCCCGAAATATGGGTCTCGCTCGTTCATTTCACGATGGCGTGTCGTATGCCCTGGCGCAGGGCGCTGATATTGTCGTTAACACCGATGGCGACAACCAGTACCCGCAAGATCGCATCCCTGATTTAGTCAAGCCGATCCTGGAAGGCAAAGCTGATATCGTCATTGGCGACCGCCAAACCAGCACTATTGCCCACTTTTCACCGCTCAAAAAAGCCTTGCAGCGTTTTGGCAGCTACATCGTCAATAAAGCCGCCGGCACAAATATCCCTGATGCCGCCAGTGGTTTCAGGGCCTACTCACGCGGTTCGCTTATGCGGATGAATATTATTACCCAGTTTAGTTACTGCATGGAAACTATCATTCAGGCCGGCAACAAGCGGATGGCCATTACCAGCATCCCAATTACCACCAATGCGAAAACTCGCGAATCGCGGCTGTTTAAATCGATGCGCCAACACGTCATGAAGTCTGGTGCCGCTATTGTGCGAGCCTACCTAATGTACAAGCCGCACGTCATATTTACGACCCTTGGCGTGACGCTGCTTGCCCTCGGGTTAATTCCGTTCGTGCGCTACTTTTACCTGATCGTCAACGGCAGTGATGGTAGCCACGTGCAGTCGTTAATTGTCGGTACCACTCTACTGATCGCTTCCTTTTTATCGTTTGTGCTAGGCATTGTGGCGGATATTATCCGCACCAACCGAATTCTAACCGAAGAGACTCTCGAGCATCTAAAACACATCCGGTTCGATAAGTAG